A portion of the Lolium rigidum isolate FL_2022 chromosome 1, APGP_CSIRO_Lrig_0.1, whole genome shotgun sequence genome contains these proteins:
- the LOC124657609 gene encoding nuclear intron maturase 1, mitochondrial-like: MPPPPRAALRRLIPTTGLHPLRRRAPPPPPVDESPLPDPYALLVHDPIDLLSALWRRAFAHPLPAPFPNLSGYAARLDLWLLSYQRACAHATGSFPPRQAVPLPTLHSLLRLRAAALRRHPAFPWGASTHLLLRSPADAPSTVPVARHKLAARLANAPPPFQDRVVQELLLLLLEPVFEPRFTPKSHAFRPGRGPHTAIRSVRSGFAAYLWFITADLTTVVDALPPDTILSCVEKSVSDRKVLSLLKSALNAPVRPGSVPPKEQDLDGLAKKRLKRKVLRKSRKKKVLNEDEPKPDPYWLRLFFGFAPEQACHVPDYGHCGILSPLLANVCLNELDWWMEERVTEYFRPSRHDSIWKEAGDEGCHNPSWPEFVPSSGKEKTRKMDFLRFGSHVLIGVRGPREDAVAIRSQLMEFCETTFGLRPQNSSVEIEHITRGIEFLDHVITRRVIYPTLRYTASGGNIVSEKGIGTLLSVTASLQRCIRHFRKLELVKGDRDPEPLPCSPMLYSGQAHTNSQMNKFLETMADWYKYADNRKKIVGFCAYVIRSSLAKLYAARYRLKSRAKVYKIASRDLSRPLRESTNNDAPEYSDLLRMGVVDFIEGVQFARMSSIPSCDYTTFPRNWVPHHELVLHEYIKLQDPKFFCGLHKTIKRQEISSPQDDVSRMVWHYKVHGVYDNNRTSKKVNEWRSNDEAVSRDTQLLLDE, translated from the coding sequence atgccgccgccgccgcgcgcggcgCTCCGCCGTCTCATCCCCACCACCGGCCTCCACCCTCTccggcgccgcgcgccgccgcctccgccggtggaCGAGAGCCCCCTACCCGACCCCTACGCCCTCCTCGTCCACGACCCCATCGACCTCCTCTCCGCGCTGTGGCGCCGCGCCTTCGCGCACCCGCTCCCGGCCCCATTCCCCAACCTCTCCGGCTACGCCGCCCGCCTCGACCTCTGGCTGCTCTCCTACCAGCGCGCCTGCGCCCACGCCACCGGCTCCTTCCCGCCGCGCCAGGCCGTGCCGCTGCCCACCCTCCactccctcctccgcctccgcgccgccgcgctccgccgccacccggcCTTCCCCTGGGGCGCCTCCACGcacctcctcctccgctcccccGCCGACGCCCCCTCCACGGTCCCCGTCGCGCGCCACAAgctcgccgcccgcctcgccaacgCGCCGCCCCCGTTCCAGGACCGCgtcgtccaggagctcctcctcctgctcctcgagCCCGTCTTCGAGCCCCGCTTCACCCCCAAGTCCCACGCCTTCCGCCCCGGCCGCGGGCCCCACACCGCCATCCGCTCCGTCCGCTCCGGCTTCGCCGCCTACCTCTGGTTCATTACCGCCGACCTCACGACCGTGGTCGACGCCCTACCGCCCGACACAATCCTCTCCTGCGTGGAGAAGTCCGTCTCCGACCGCAAGGTGCTGTCCTTGCTCAAGTCGGCGCTCAACGCGCCCGTCAGGCCCGGGTCCGTGCCTCCAAAGGAGCAGGATCTCGACGGGCTAGCCAAGAAGAGGCTGAAAAGGAAGGTGCTCAGGAAGAGCAGGAAGAAGAAGGTGCTTAACGAGGACGAGCCCAAGCCTGACCCATATTGGCTGAGGCTCTTCTTTGGGTTCGCCCCAGAACAGGCGTGCCACGTGCCGGATTACGGGCATTGTGGCATACTCAGTCCTTTGCTCGCCAATGTGTGCCTTAACGAGTTGGATTGGTGGATGGAGGAGAGGGTTACCGAGTACTTCCGCCCATCAAGGCACGATTCGATTTGGAAGGAGGCGGGTGACGAGGGATGCCATAATCCATCGTGGCCTGAGTTTGTGCCGTCAAGTGGGAAGGAGAAGACCAGGAAGATGGATTTCCTTAGGTTTGGCTCTCATGTCTTGATCGGGGTCAGGGGGCCGAGGGAGGACGCCGTCGCGATAAGGAGCCAACTGATGGAGTTTTGTGAGACAACATTTGGTTTGAGGCCACAGAATTCGTCGGTGGAGATTGAGCACATCACAAGAGGCATTGAGTTCTTGGATCATGTCATCACCCGCCGGGTCATCTACCCGACCTTGCGATACACCGCCAGTGGAGGGAACATTGTGAGCGAGAAGGGTATCGGAACTTTGTTGTCTGTCACGGCAAGCTTGCAGAGGTGCATAAGGCATTTCAGGAAGCTTGAGCTTGTGAAGGGGGATAGGGATCCTGAGCCATTACCGTGTTCACCGATGCTCTACTCTGGGCAGGCGCACACTAATTCTCAGATGAACAAATTTCTAGAGACCATGGCTGATTGGTACAAGTATGCAGACAACCGGAAGAAGATTGTAGGGTTCTGCGCATATGTTATAAGGAGCTCTTTGGCAAAGCTTTACGCCGCAAGGTATAGGCTCAAATCTCGTGCTAAGGTTTACAAGATTGCATCGCGTGATCTTAGCCGCCCATTGAGGGAGAGCACAAATAATGATGCACCAGAATACTCTGATCTCTTGAGGATGGGAGTTGTTGATTTTATTGAGGGTGTACAGTTTGCACGCATGTCGTCAATTCCGTCATGTGACTATACAACTTTCCCTAGAAATTGGGTACCTCACCATGAACTTGTGTTACACGAGTATATCAAACTGCAGGATCCAAAGTTCTTCTGCGGACTTCACAAGACAATTAAGCGACAGGAGATAAGTTCACCACAAGACGACGTATCGAGGATGGTGTGGCATTATAAGGTTCATGGTGTTTATGATAATAACAGGACCTCAAAGAAAGTAAATGAATGGAGGAGTAATGATGAAGCTGTCAGTAGGGACACACAACTCCTGTTGGATGAGTAG
- the LOC124692788 gene encoding polyadenylate-binding protein-interacting protein 8-like isoform X1 encodes MVAVAAQGPIRADAVPAAADAGKAREDEVREYKSDVRKLEELFKKLNPSAAEFVPLSRRQAGGDGNRRLSADAPVFVAPAPAAAAIDYYAPHHPFHHHPQQQMHVLQLVGGGAGGGGGGRDSSSDGSASGQPNRRRRNGFNQGRRRMGVRPRRSDREDSVRRTVYVSDIDQHVTEQKLAEVFSNCGQVVDCRICGDPNSVMRFAFIEFADDVGARAALSLGGTILGFYPVRVLPSKTAILPVNPKFLPRTEDEKEMVSRTVYCTNIDKNVPEEVVKKFFEGICGEVARLRLLGDYVHATCIAFVEFVQAEGAIMALNCSGMLLGSLPVRVSPSKTPVRPRSPREMLH; translated from the exons ATGGTTGCCGTGGCGGCCCAGGGCCCGAtccgcgccgacgccgtgccggcggcggcggatgcgGGCAAGGCCAGGGAGGACGAGGTGCGGGAGTACAAGAGCGACGTCAGGAAGCTGGAGGAGCTCTTCAAGAAGCTCAACCCCTCCGCGGCCGAGTTCGTGCCGCTCTCGCGCCGCCAGGCAGGCGGCGACGGCAACCGCAGGCTCTCCGCCGACGCGCCCGTCTTcgtcgcccccgcccccgccgccgccgcgatcgACTACTACGCGCCCCACCACCCCTTTCACCACCACCCCCAGCAGCAGATGCACGTGCTGcagctcgtcggcggcggcgccgggggtgGGGGCGGCGGCAGGGACTCCAGCAGCGACGGATCCGCCAGCGGCCAGCCGAATCGACGG AGAAGGAATGGCTTCAACCAGGGAAGACGGAGGATGGGTGTCCGCCCACGGCGATCTGATAGGGAGGACAGTGTGCGGCGAACTGTCTATGTCTCTGACATCGATCAGCAT GTCACTGAACAGAAGCTTGCTGAAGTTTTCTCAAACTGTGGTCAG GTTGTAGATTGTCGTATCTGTGGTGATCCAAATTCGGTGATGCGTTTTGCCTTTATCGAGTTTGCTGATGACG TTGGTGCAAGAGCAGCTCTATCACTTGGTGGAACCATTCTTGGTTTTTATCCTGTCAGAGTTCTGCCATCGAAGACTGCGATTTTGCCTGTGAACCCTAAATTTCTTCCCCGA ACTGAGGATGAGAAAGAAATGGTATCTAGGACTGTGTACTGTACTAACATTGATAAAAAT GTTCCGGAAGAGGTTGTGAAGAAATTTTTTGAGGGAATTTGTGGTGAG GTTGCTCGACTGAGGCTGCTCGGTGATTATGTGCACGCGACATGCATCGcctttgttgagtttgttcag GCAGAAGGTGCTATTATGGCCCTGAACTGCAGTGGCATGCTTCTTGGCTCGCTTCCTGTCAG GGTGAGCCCATCAAAGACACCAGTCCGTCCCCGTTCGCCTCGCGAGATGTTGCACTAA
- the LOC124692788 gene encoding polyadenylate-binding protein-interacting protein 11-like isoform X2, whose protein sequence is MVAVAAQGPIRADAVPAAADAGKAREDEVREYKSDVRKLEELFKKLNPSAAEFVPLSRRQAGGDGNRRLSADAPVFVAPAPAAAAIDYYAPHHPFHHHPQQQMHVLQLVGGGAGGGGGGRDSSSDGSASGQPNRRRRNGFNQGRRRMGVRPRRSDREDSVRRTVYVSDIDQHVTEQKLAEVFSNCGQVVDCRICGDPNSVMRFAFIEFADDVGARAALSLGGTILGFYPVRVLPSKTAILPVNPKFLPRTEDEKEMVSRTVYCTNIDKNVPEEVVKKFFEGICGEVARLRLLGDYVHATCIAFVEFVQKQNV, encoded by the exons ATGGTTGCCGTGGCGGCCCAGGGCCCGAtccgcgccgacgccgtgccggcggcggcggatgcgGGCAAGGCCAGGGAGGACGAGGTGCGGGAGTACAAGAGCGACGTCAGGAAGCTGGAGGAGCTCTTCAAGAAGCTCAACCCCTCCGCGGCCGAGTTCGTGCCGCTCTCGCGCCGCCAGGCAGGCGGCGACGGCAACCGCAGGCTCTCCGCCGACGCGCCCGTCTTcgtcgcccccgcccccgccgccgccgcgatcgACTACTACGCGCCCCACCACCCCTTTCACCACCACCCCCAGCAGCAGATGCACGTGCTGcagctcgtcggcggcggcgccgggggtgGGGGCGGCGGCAGGGACTCCAGCAGCGACGGATCCGCCAGCGGCCAGCCGAATCGACGG AGAAGGAATGGCTTCAACCAGGGAAGACGGAGGATGGGTGTCCGCCCACGGCGATCTGATAGGGAGGACAGTGTGCGGCGAACTGTCTATGTCTCTGACATCGATCAGCAT GTCACTGAACAGAAGCTTGCTGAAGTTTTCTCAAACTGTGGTCAG GTTGTAGATTGTCGTATCTGTGGTGATCCAAATTCGGTGATGCGTTTTGCCTTTATCGAGTTTGCTGATGACG TTGGTGCAAGAGCAGCTCTATCACTTGGTGGAACCATTCTTGGTTTTTATCCTGTCAGAGTTCTGCCATCGAAGACTGCGATTTTGCCTGTGAACCCTAAATTTCTTCCCCGA ACTGAGGATGAGAAAGAAATGGTATCTAGGACTGTGTACTGTACTAACATTGATAAAAAT GTTCCGGAAGAGGTTGTGAAGAAATTTTTTGAGGGAATTTGTGGTGAG GTTGCTCGACTGAGGCTGCTCGGTGATTATGTGCACGCGACATGCATCGcctttgttgagtttgttcag AAACAAAATGTCTGA